A window of the Lagopus muta isolate bLagMut1 chromosome 1, bLagMut1 primary, whole genome shotgun sequence genome harbors these coding sequences:
- the LOC125700820 gene encoding histone H2A, sperm-like — translation MAASLELKKGAAVGRKGGLFWLWFFWREGLKQLVLIDAGMSARENENTRLPLVSKKTKSAMAGLQFPVGRVYGHLKRGRYSDRISPGSAVYMAAVLEYLTAEILELAGNAARENKKARILPRHIQLAVRNDDELSKLFSCVTIAQGGVLPNVLPELVPKKTVTLKPPHKNGHSQEF, via the exons ATGGCTGCCAGTCTGGAGCTTAAAAAgggggcagctgtggggagaaagggtggtttgttttggttgtggTTTTTCTGGAGAGAAGGGCTAAAGCAACTTGTATTG ATTGACGCTGGAATGTCTGCACGTGAGAATGAAAACACAAGGCTCCCTCTTGTGTCAAAGAAAACGAAATCAGCCATGGCTGGTCTGCAGTTCCCTGTGGGCCGGGTCTACGGGCACCTTAAGAGAGGCCGCTACTCTGACAGGATCAGCCCCGGTTCTGCAGTCTacatggctgcagtgctggaataCCTGACTGCGGAGATCCTGGAGCTGGCAGGAAATGCTGCACGGGAAAACAAGAAGGCCAGGATCCTGCCCCGACACATCCAGCTGGCTGTGAGAAATGATGATGAGCTGAGCAAGCTCTTCTCCTGTGTGACCATCGCTCAAGGAGGGGTGCTACCTAATGTTCTTCCTGAGCTTGTTCCTAAGAAGACAGTGACACTTAAGCCACCCCACAAAAATGGCCATTCGCAGGAGTTCTAG
- the LOC125700834 gene encoding histone H2A-beta, sperm-like produces MKGTSFLLEVEEYKVMSGRGKKLTVASKPEAAPKKAKSAMAGLQFPVGRVFRLLKRGHYSDRISPGSAVYMAAVLEYLTAEILELAGNAARENKKTRILPRHIQLAVRNDDELSKLFSCVTIAEGGVMPNILPQLLPKKTSKNTGVPKEQTGSQ; encoded by the exons ATGAAAGGAACAAGCTTTCTTCTTGAAGTAGAAGAGTACAAAGT AATGTCTGGGCGAGGGAAGAAACTTACAGTGGCTAGCAAGCCTGAAGCTGcaccaaagaaagcaaaatcagCCATGGCTGGTCTGCAGTTCCCTGTGGGTCGAGTCTTCAGGCTCCTGAAGAGAGGCCACTACTCTGACAGGATCAGCCCCGGTTCTGCAGTCTacatggctgcagtgctggaataCCTGACTGCGGAGATCCTGGAGCTGGCAGGAAATGCTGCACGGGAAAACAAGAAGACCAGGATCCTGCCCCGACACATCCAGCTGGCTGTGAGAAACGATGATGAGCTGAGCAAGCTCTTCTCCTGTGTGACCATTGCTGAAGGAGGGGTTATGCCAAATATcctccctcagctccttcccaagAAAACTTCCAAAAATACTGGTGTGCCTAAGGAACAAACTGGTAGCCAGTGA
- the PDCL3 gene encoding phosducin-like protein 3, producing the protein MQDPEKDTEWNDILRKKGILPPKENREEQERAKEEEQLEILQKSLVKTYEDMTLEELEENEDEFNEEDEKAIEMYRQQRLAEMKAAQMKNKFGEVLEISGKDYVQEVTKAGKGIWVVLHLYKQGIPLCALINQHLSGLAKKYRDVKFIKAISTTCIPNYPDKNLPTIFVYLEGDIRAQFIGPLVFGGMNLTRDELEWKISESGAIKTDLEENPRKQIQDQLMSSIRACVQTRGESDSEDD; encoded by the exons ATGCAG GACCCAGAGAAAGACACCGAGTGGAATGACATCCTGCGCAAGAAAGGTATCCTTcctccaaaggaaaacagagaagagcaggagcGTGCAAAGGAAGAGGAGCAGCTTGAAATCCTTCAGAAATCCCTCG TGAAAACGTATGAGGACATGACTCTGGAGGAGCTAGAAGAAAACGAGGATGAATTTAATGAAGAAGATGAGAAAGCTATTGAAATGTACAG ACAGCAAAGAttagcagaaatgaaagcagctcaaatgaagaataaatttGGAGAAGTTCTGGAGATTTCAGGAAAGGATTATGTTCAAGAGGTTACGAAAGCTGGGAAAGGTATATGGGTAGTCCTGCACCTCTACAAACAGGG AATTCCACTCTGTGCCTTAATAAACCAACATTTAAGTGGACTTGCGAAGAAGTACAGAGATGTGAAATTCATCAAAGCTATCTCTACCACCTGCATACCCAACTATCCCGATAAGAATCTGCCTACGATATTTGTCTACCTTGAAGGAGACATCAGAGCTCAGTTCATTGGGCCTTTGGTGTTTGGTGGCATGAACTTGACGAGGGATG AACTGGAGTGGAAGATCTCGGAGTCAGGTGCCATCAAGACAGACCTTGAGGAGAACCCCAGGAAACAGATCCAGGACCAGCTCATGTCCTCCATTAGGGCATGTGTCCAAACCAGGGGAGAGAGTGACTCAGAGGATGACTAA